In Antricoccus suffuscus, one DNA window encodes the following:
- a CDS encoding primosomal protein N' — MPPAATLPVASVYVDNGLPHLDRTFDYLISEGDSEDAQVGTKVRVRFSGKLTDAYVVARRARSDHEGKLAFIERVVSAEVVLRDDVAALARAVADRAAGTFNDVVRLAVPPRHAATEKTAVSEAPSYVAPDPAVWGGYELGPGYLNAVAQGKSPRAVWNAVAGEDWCGFYAQAAATAAANGRGAIIVVPDERDLTRLAAAMRAQVGKDGFATLSSAAGPSARYRQFLRCSRGTVRIAIGTRSAIFAPVHDLGLIAMWDDGDDLYQEPRAPYFHVRDVALLRAHLGGTALLLGGYGQSVAAAALLEQSWASPLRASRARLREATPRIMAAGDDLYLDRDAATHSARLPSIAIQTARTAIENDQPVLIQVPRRGYVPALACERCRTPARCNTCAGPLGQPHSGASYAACRWCGRAATQWSCPVCRSGTFRALIFGSGRTAEEFGRIVPGTRVVQSAGDHIVDQIDPGPALVIATPGAEPHAPGGYAAALLLDGWAFLSRPDLTATEEAMRRWINAAALVKPAAEGGRVVVMAAAAVPVVQALVRWSPGWLADRELAERRELGFPPAVRMAAVTGTPSAVGAVTGSDELPPEAETLGPVEVPGRPELERALLRVPLRQGGALASALAHARSARSARKASDKLQIQMDPPDLL; from the coding sequence ATGCCACCGGCCGCCACACTGCCGGTGGCATCGGTGTATGTGGACAACGGTCTGCCGCACCTCGACCGCACCTTCGACTACCTCATCAGCGAGGGTGATTCCGAAGACGCGCAGGTCGGCACGAAGGTGCGGGTCCGGTTCTCCGGCAAGCTCACCGACGCGTACGTCGTCGCGCGGCGGGCCAGGTCTGACCATGAGGGCAAGCTCGCGTTCATCGAGCGGGTCGTGTCGGCCGAGGTTGTGCTGCGCGATGACGTCGCGGCACTGGCGCGTGCCGTCGCAGACCGTGCGGCCGGCACGTTCAACGACGTCGTACGGCTCGCCGTACCGCCGCGTCACGCCGCCACCGAGAAGACCGCCGTCTCCGAGGCGCCGTCGTACGTCGCACCAGACCCGGCGGTGTGGGGCGGCTACGAGCTGGGCCCGGGCTACCTCAACGCTGTCGCGCAGGGCAAGTCGCCGCGCGCGGTCTGGAACGCCGTGGCCGGCGAGGACTGGTGCGGCTTCTACGCGCAGGCGGCCGCCACCGCGGCGGCCAATGGTCGCGGCGCGATCATCGTCGTACCGGACGAACGTGACCTGACCCGACTGGCCGCCGCCATGCGCGCGCAGGTCGGCAAGGACGGCTTCGCCACCCTCAGCTCCGCCGCCGGGCCGTCGGCCCGTTACCGGCAGTTCCTGCGCTGCAGCAGGGGAACGGTGCGGATCGCGATCGGCACCCGCTCGGCGATCTTCGCGCCGGTGCACGACCTCGGACTCATCGCCATGTGGGACGACGGCGACGATCTTTACCAAGAGCCGCGAGCGCCGTACTTCCACGTCCGCGACGTGGCGTTGCTGCGCGCGCACCTAGGCGGCACGGCGCTGCTGCTCGGCGGCTACGGCCAGTCGGTGGCGGCGGCCGCGCTGCTGGAACAGTCCTGGGCCAGCCCGCTGCGCGCGTCCCGGGCTCGGCTGCGGGAGGCGACGCCGCGGATCATGGCCGCCGGCGACGACCTCTACCTTGACCGGGACGCGGCGACGCACTCCGCGCGGCTGCCCTCGATCGCGATCCAGACCGCCCGCACCGCGATCGAGAACGACCAGCCGGTGCTGATTCAGGTGCCGAGGCGTGGTTATGTGCCTGCGCTTGCCTGCGAACGCTGCCGGACTCCGGCGCGCTGCAACACCTGCGCCGGACCGCTTGGGCAACCGCATTCCGGAGCGTCGTACGCCGCGTGCCGGTGGTGTGGCCGGGCGGCGACACAATGGTCGTGCCCCGTGTGCCGGAGTGGAACGTTCCGCGCGCTGATCTTCGGCTCGGGGCGCACCGCCGAGGAGTTCGGCCGGATCGTGCCCGGCACCCGCGTCGTACAGTCCGCCGGCGACCACATCGTCGACCAGATCGACCCCGGCCCGGCGCTGGTCATCGCGACACCCGGCGCCGAACCGCACGCGCCGGGCGGGTACGCCGCCGCGCTGCTGCTCGATGGCTGGGCGTTTCTGTCGAGGCCGGACCTCACCGCGACCGAAGAGGCGATGCGGCGATGGATCAACGCGGCCGCGCTGGTGAAGCCGGCCGCCGAGGGCGGCCGGGTCGTGGTCATGGCCGCCGCAGCGGTCCCCGTCGTCCAGGCGCTCGTGCGGTGGAGCCCGGGGTGGCTGGCCGACCGTGAACTTGCCGAACGACGCGAGCTGGGGTTCCCGCCCGCGGTCCGGATGGCCGCCGTCACCGGTACGCCGTCCGCTGTCGGCGCCGTGACCGGTAGTGACGAGCTGCCGCCCGAGGCCGAGACGCTGGGCCCGGTCGAGGTGCCGGGCCGGCCGGAACTGGAGCGGGCACTGCTGCGGGTGCCGCTGCGGCAGGGCGGCGCGCTGGCGTCGGCGTTGGCACACGCCCGGTCCGCGCGCAGCGCCCGCAAGGCCAGCGACAAACTCCAGATCCAGATGGACCCGCCGGACCTTCTGTAA
- the def gene encoding peptide deformylase — MSVTPIRLFGDPILRTKAELVVDFDNELRKLVSDLTDTMLAAPGAGLAAPQIGVSARVFTYNIDGEIGHMVNPVIEQVSDETQDGNEGCLSIPGISVPCIRPMRTRAVGFNQYGEPIVVDAEQTLARAVLHEVDHLDGVLFVDRLDGPTRKAAMKAIRESEWANQPIPRVKVSPHGPFGA, encoded by the coding sequence GTGTCTGTGACTCCGATTCGCCTTTTCGGCGACCCCATCTTGCGTACCAAAGCCGAACTAGTCGTCGACTTCGACAACGAGCTGCGCAAGCTGGTATCCGACCTCACCGACACGATGCTCGCCGCGCCCGGCGCGGGCCTGGCCGCACCCCAGATCGGCGTGAGCGCGCGGGTGTTCACCTACAACATCGACGGCGAGATCGGGCACATGGTCAACCCGGTCATCGAGCAGGTGTCCGACGAGACGCAGGACGGCAACGAAGGCTGCCTGTCGATCCCGGGGATCAGCGTGCCGTGCATTCGCCCCATGCGCACCCGGGCGGTCGGGTTCAACCAGTACGGCGAGCCGATCGTCGTCGACGCCGAGCAGACGTTGGCGCGCGCCGTACTCCACGAGGTGGACCACCTCGATGGCGTGCTGTTCGTAGACCGACTCGACGGCCCGACTCGCAAGGCCGCGATGAAGGCCATCCGCGAGTCCGAGTGGGCAAATCAGCCGATCCCGCGAGTCAAGGTCAGCCCGCACGGGCCTTTTGGAGCCTGA